One Erpetoichthys calabaricus chromosome 9, fErpCal1.3, whole genome shotgun sequence genomic region harbors:
- the LOC114657152 gene encoding tax1-binding protein 1 homolog B-like — MAQLHEGFSAGNTMETSNFAHVIFQNVAKSYLPHAALECHYTLTQHIKPHQKDWVGIFKVGWSTARDYYTFLWSPVPENYTEGTSVNRVVVFQGYYVPNDDEAFYQFCYVTHKGEIRGASTPFQFRASSPTDEDDNNSDILVVTTKAGFLEQKIVEVIKEKDELQNEITSLGPEKDRLLQQTQKLEKEISEEKVDVHPD; from the coding sequence ATGGCTCAGTTACATGAAGGCTTTTCAGCTGGCAACACCATGGAAACTTCAAACTTTGCACATGTTATCTTTCAAAATGTAGCTAAAAGCTATCTTCCACATGCTGCATTAGAATGTCATTATACTCTTACTCAGCATATCAAGCCTCATCAAAAAGACTGGGTTGGCATTTTTAAGGTTGGCTGGAGTACTGCACGGGATTACTATACTTTTTTATGGTCTCCTGTCCCAGAGAATTACACTGAAGGCACCTCAGTTAATCGTGTAGTTGTATTTCAAGGTTACTATGTTCCAAATGATGATGAGGCATTTTATCAGTTCTGTTATGTCACTCATAAAGGGGAAATCCGGGGAGCTAGTACCCCATTCCAGTTTCGCGCATCCTCTCCAACTGATGAAGATGACAATAATTCTGATATCCTTGTAGTAACCACAAAGGCTGGATTTTTAGAGCAAAAAATTGTTGaagttataaaagaaaaagatgagcTGCAAAATGAAATAACTTCCTTAGGGCCAGAAAAGGATCGACTACTTCAACAGACACAGAAGTTAGAGAAAGAAATATCAGAGGAAAAAGTAGACGTTCATCCAGATTAG